From Cellulomonas fimi ATCC 484, a single genomic window includes:
- a CDS encoding glycosyltransferase family 9 protein, translating to MTDATEVTDVLALRALGLGDALTGVPALRGLRRAFPRARLWLAGPGGVGDWLRRQGVVDEVVPVEGLAAPPPIPWTRPGHVAVDLHGRGPASHERLLRTRPRRLVAFAHPAAGHLDGPAWAEDEHEVHRWCRLVATLGVACGPDDLRLVPDRSDGRAVGPVGDVLLHPGAASGSRRWPPARWSALGTALAARGVTVTLTGGPDEVALCEQVRAATRVPSPALRVVSTAGGLDLDALARLVASARLVVCGDTGVAHLATAVGTPTVHLLGPTSPDRWGPLLDRDRHTVLWHGHPDDPGDPHAADPDPALLRITVDEVLAAAVDQLARGPVARVPATA from the coding sequence GTGACCGACGCGACGGAGGTCACCGACGTCCTGGCGCTGCGGGCGCTCGGGCTGGGTGACGCCCTGACGGGGGTCCCGGCCCTGCGCGGGCTGCGGCGCGCGTTCCCGCGCGCGCGCCTGTGGCTGGCCGGTCCGGGCGGGGTGGGTGACTGGCTGCGCCGGCAGGGCGTGGTCGACGAGGTCGTGCCGGTCGAGGGTCTCGCCGCGCCGCCGCCGATCCCCTGGACGCGTCCCGGGCACGTCGCGGTGGACCTGCACGGCCGCGGACCGGCCAGCCACGAACGGCTCCTGCGCACGCGCCCGCGGCGGCTCGTCGCGTTCGCCCATCCGGCCGCCGGGCACCTCGACGGGCCGGCGTGGGCGGAGGACGAGCACGAGGTGCACCGCTGGTGCCGCCTGGTCGCGACGCTCGGCGTCGCGTGCGGGCCGGACGACCTGCGGCTCGTCCCCGACCGGAGCGACGGCCGTGCGGTCGGACCCGTCGGTGACGTGCTGCTGCACCCCGGCGCGGCGTCGGGCTCGCGCCGGTGGCCGCCGGCGCGCTGGTCCGCGCTCGGGACCGCGCTGGCCGCACGGGGCGTGACGGTGACGCTCACGGGTGGCCCGGACGAGGTCGCGCTGTGCGAGCAGGTGCGGGCGGCGACGCGCGTGCCGTCGCCTGCGTTGCGGGTCGTGAGCACGGCGGGCGGGCTCGACCTCGACGCGCTCGCGCGGCTGGTCGCGTCCGCGCGGCTCGTGGTGTGCGGCGACACCGGCGTCGCGCACCTGGCGACCGCCGTCGGGACGCCCACCGTGCACCTGCTCGGCCCGACGTCGCCGGACCGCTGGGGCCCGCTGCTGGACCGGGACCGCCACACCGTCCTGTGGCACGGGCACCCGGACGACCCGGGCGACCCGCACGCCGCCGACCCGGACCCGGCGCTGCTGCGCATCACGGTCGACGAGGTGCTCGCGGCGGCGGTCGACCAGCTCGCACGCGGCCCGGTCGCGCGCGTCCCCGCGACGGCCTGA
- a CDS encoding UDP-glucuronic acid decarboxylase family protein: MPVATTDSTSLAHARPRRPVHRAVVTGGAGFLGSHLCTALLDRGAEVVCLDSFLTGSPANVAHLLGRPGFHLQRCDLTDFVHVPGPVDLVLHLASPASPVDYLQLPIETLKVGSIGTAHALGLAKDKGARFLLASTSEVYGDPQVHPQPESYWGHVNPVGPRGVYDEAKRFAEAITTAYRSTHGVDTAIVRIFNTYGPRMRPRDGRAIPTFVRQALAGEPVTVAGTGEQTRSVCFVDDLVEGVLGLAASGHPGPMNIGNPEEMTVLRIAQDVIAATGSSSTVEHVGRPVDDPEVRRPDITLARTELGWEPRVAWADGLRRTVEWFAQELSVSA; encoded by the coding sequence ATGCCCGTGGCGACCACCGACAGCACCTCCCTGGCGCACGCGCGCCCCCGCCGTCCCGTGCACCGCGCCGTCGTCACCGGCGGCGCCGGGTTCCTCGGCAGCCACCTGTGCACCGCGCTGCTCGACCGCGGGGCCGAGGTCGTGTGCCTCGACAGCTTCCTCACCGGCTCGCCCGCGAACGTCGCGCACCTGCTCGGGCGGCCCGGTTTCCACCTGCAGCGGTGCGACCTCACCGACTTCGTGCACGTGCCCGGGCCCGTCGACCTCGTGCTCCATCTCGCGTCGCCCGCCTCGCCCGTCGACTACCTGCAGCTGCCCATCGAGACGCTCAAGGTCGGCTCGATCGGCACCGCGCACGCGCTGGGGCTCGCGAAGGACAAGGGCGCGCGGTTCCTCCTCGCGTCGACGTCCGAGGTGTACGGAGACCCGCAGGTGCACCCGCAGCCCGAGTCGTACTGGGGGCACGTCAACCCCGTCGGGCCTCGCGGCGTGTACGACGAGGCCAAGCGGTTCGCGGAGGCGATCACGACCGCCTACCGGAGCACGCACGGCGTCGACACCGCGATCGTGCGGATCTTCAACACCTACGGCCCCCGCATGCGGCCGCGTGACGGCCGGGCCATCCCCACGTTCGTCCGGCAGGCGCTCGCAGGTGAGCCGGTGACCGTCGCCGGGACGGGGGAGCAGACCCGGTCCGTGTGCTTCGTCGACGACCTCGTCGAGGGCGTGCTCGGCCTCGCCGCGAGCGGTCACCCGGGACCGATGAACATCGGCAACCCCGAGGAGATGACGGTCCTGCGGATCGCCCAGGACGTCATCGCCGCGACCGGGTCGTCGTCGACCGTCGAGCACGTGGGGCGGCCCGTGGACGACCCCGAGGTCCGGCGGCCCGACATCACGCTCGCGCGCACCGAGCTCGGGTGGGAGCCGCGCGTCGCGTGGGCGGACGGGCTGCGTCGCACCGTCGAGTGGTTCGCGCAGGAGCTGAGCGTCTCGGCCTGA
- the smpB gene encoding SsrA-binding protein SmpB, protein MAKETGRKLVAANRKARHDYTIEDVFEAGVVLTGTEVKALRAGRASLVDGWCEIEGSEAYLHGVHIPEYSQGTWTNHAPRRKRKLLLHREEIDRLEARTREKGHTIVPLALYFLDGRAKVEIALARGKKDWDKRQALRERQDNLEAQRAMRDLRDR, encoded by the coding sequence GTGGCCAAGGAGACAGGGCGCAAGCTCGTGGCCGCGAACCGCAAGGCCCGGCACGACTACACCATCGAGGACGTGTTCGAGGCCGGCGTCGTCCTCACCGGCACCGAGGTCAAGGCCCTGCGCGCCGGGCGCGCCTCGCTCGTCGACGGCTGGTGCGAGATCGAGGGCAGCGAGGCCTACCTGCACGGCGTGCACATCCCCGAGTACTCGCAGGGCACCTGGACCAACCACGCACCGCGGCGCAAGCGCAAGCTGCTGCTGCACCGCGAGGAGATCGACCGGCTCGAGGCCCGCACGCGCGAGAAGGGCCACACGATCGTGCCGCTCGCGCTGTACTTCCTCGACGGGCGCGCCAAGGTCGAGATCGCCCTCGCCCGCGGCAAGAAGGACTGGGACAAGCGGCAGGCGCTGCGCGAGCGGCAGGACAACCTCGAGGCGCAGCGCGCGATGCGGGACCTGCGCGACCGCTGA